In one Chrysiogenia bacterium genomic region, the following are encoded:
- a CDS encoding class I SAM-dependent methyltransferase: protein MLNKLLARNLRQPSGFFGRLVGREMNRANRAMNRAAVHHLAPGADEQILEIGFGGGASLIPIAEHLGKGRIVGVDLSDEMIALASRKHPGLIESGRLELRKGGAEDLPCEDASFDRALTVNTLYFWSDPPRVASEILRVLRPGGTFVLAFRPKCAMERFAFTKHGFSIYADEEVYSLLQSAGFDSIRFERGDDDRMGYVCAIARKPA from the coding sequence ATGCTGAACAAGCTGCTGGCCAGGAACCTGCGCCAACCGTCCGGATTTTTCGGGCGGCTGGTGGGCCGGGAAATGAACCGCGCGAACCGGGCGATGAACCGGGCTGCGGTGCATCACCTTGCGCCCGGCGCCGATGAGCAGATTCTCGAAATCGGATTTGGCGGCGGTGCCAGTCTCATCCCCATTGCAGAACATCTTGGGAAAGGGCGCATTGTGGGCGTCGATCTCTCGGACGAGATGATTGCGCTCGCCTCGCGCAAGCACCCGGGACTCATCGAGAGCGGGCGCCTTGAACTGCGCAAGGGTGGTGCCGAGGACCTTCCCTGCGAGGACGCGAGCTTTGATCGCGCGCTCACAGTGAACACGCTGTATTTCTGGAGTGATCCCCCGCGCGTGGCGAGCGAGATCCTGCGCGTGCTGCGCCCCGGCGGGACATTCGTGCTGGCATTTCGCCCCAAGTGCGCGATGGAGCGCTTTGCCTTTACCAAGCACGGCTTCTCCATCTACGCCGACGAAGAGGTCTACTCCCTGCTGCAGAGCGCGGGCTTCGATTCCATCCGTTTCGAGCGCGGCGACGATGACCGCATGGGCTATGTGTGCGCCATTGCGCGAAAACCGGCCTGA